A window of the Streptomyces finlayi genome harbors these coding sequences:
- a CDS encoding cytochrome P450 has product MYVSFDPWSPAFVADPYPAYTALRAAGRAHFFEPTRQWLVPHYSDVSGLLRDRRLGRTYLHRFTHEEFGLTPPPDAHEPFHTLNGQGLLDLEAPDHTRIRRLVSKAFTPRTVERLVPTVERLAAELVDAFVASGGGDLLAAVAEPLPVAVIAEMLGVPEADRALLRPWSSAICGMFELNPSQETAREAVRASVDFSAYLRGLIAERRTNPGTDLISALIAAHDEGERLSEQEMISTCVLLLNAGHEATVNTTVNGWWTLFRHPDQLAALRKDHGLLPTAVEELLRYDTPLQMFERWVLDDIEIGGTVIPRGSEVALLFGSANRDPERFAEPDTLDLSRSDNPHITFGAGMHYCLGAPLARVELAASFGELLRKAPGVRLVSEPQWHPGYVIRGLKELNVEL; this is encoded by the coding sequence ATGTATGTGTCCTTCGACCCCTGGTCGCCCGCGTTCGTCGCCGATCCGTACCCCGCCTACACCGCGCTGCGCGCCGCCGGCCGGGCGCACTTCTTCGAGCCGACCCGGCAGTGGCTCGTCCCGCACTACTCCGACGTGTCCGGGCTGCTGCGCGACCGGCGCCTCGGGCGGACGTATCTGCACCGCTTCACCCACGAGGAGTTCGGGCTCACGCCGCCACCGGACGCGCACGAGCCCTTCCACACGCTGAACGGGCAGGGGCTCCTCGATCTGGAGGCCCCCGACCACACCCGTATCCGGCGACTGGTCTCCAAGGCGTTCACCCCGCGTACGGTCGAGCGGCTGGTGCCGACCGTGGAGCGGCTGGCGGCGGAACTGGTCGACGCGTTCGTCGCCTCGGGCGGCGGCGATCTGCTGGCGGCGGTCGCCGAGCCGCTGCCGGTCGCCGTGATCGCCGAGATGCTGGGGGTGCCGGAGGCAGACCGGGCGCTGCTGCGGCCGTGGTCCTCGGCGATCTGCGGGATGTTCGAGCTGAACCCGTCGCAGGAGACGGCCCGGGAGGCCGTCCGGGCGTCGGTCGACTTCTCGGCGTATCTGCGGGGGCTGATCGCGGAGCGCCGGACGAACCCCGGTACCGACCTGATCTCCGCACTCATCGCCGCGCACGACGAGGGGGAGCGGCTCAGCGAGCAGGAGATGATCTCCACGTGCGTGCTGCTGCTGAACGCGGGGCACGAGGCGACGGTCAACACCACCGTGAACGGCTGGTGGACGCTGTTCCGGCACCCGGACCAGCTGGCGGCCCTGCGCAAGGATCACGGGCTGCTGCCGACGGCCGTCGAGGAGCTGCTGCGGTACGACACCCCGTTGCAGATGTTCGAGCGCTGGGTGCTCGACGACATCGAGATCGGCGGGACGGTCATTCCTCGGGGCTCGGAGGTCGCGCTGCTCTTCGGTTCGGCCAACCGGGACCCGGAGCGGTTCGCGGAGCCGGACACGCTGGATCTGTCCCGGTCGGACAACCCGCACATCACGTTCGGGGCGGGTATGCACTACTGCCTGGGTGCGCCGCTGGCGCGCGTCGAACTGGCCGCCTCGTTCGGGGAGTTGCTGCGCAAGGCGCCGGGTGTGCGGCTGGTCTCCGAGCCGCAGTGGCACCCGGGTTACGTGATCCGGGGACTGAAGGAGTTGAACGTGGAGCTCTGA
- a CDS encoding response regulator → MNPVRVLIVDDQMMVREGFSVLLNAMPGIEVVGEAVDGRQAIAQVAALCPDVVLMDIRMPELNGIEATREIVAADADAKVLVLTTFDLDEYVYQALRAGASGFLLKDASARQLAEGVRVVASGDALLAPAVTRRLITEFSKLSEAPRAPALARIGDLTERETEVLVLIAQGLSNAEIASRLVVAESTIKTHVSRILVKLGLRDRTQAAVFAYEARLVTPG, encoded by the coding sequence ATGAACCCCGTCAGGGTGCTGATCGTCGACGACCAGATGATGGTCCGTGAAGGCTTCTCCGTCCTCCTCAACGCGATGCCGGGCATCGAGGTCGTGGGCGAGGCCGTCGACGGCCGCCAGGCCATCGCCCAGGTCGCCGCCCTTTGCCCCGACGTCGTACTGATGGACATCCGGATGCCGGAACTCAACGGCATCGAGGCGACCCGCGAGATCGTCGCCGCCGACGCGGACGCCAAGGTCCTCGTCCTCACCACCTTCGACCTCGACGAGTACGTGTACCAGGCGCTGCGTGCGGGGGCCTCCGGCTTCCTGCTGAAGGACGCCTCGGCTCGCCAGCTGGCGGAAGGCGTACGCGTGGTGGCGTCCGGGGATGCGCTGCTCGCCCCGGCCGTGACACGGCGCCTGATCACGGAGTTCTCGAAACTCTCCGAGGCGCCGCGGGCGCCCGCGCTCGCCCGGATCGGGGACCTCACGGAGCGGGAGACGGAGGTGCTCGTCCTCATCGCGCAGGGGCTGTCGAACGCGGAGATCGCCTCGCGTCTGGTGGTGGCCGAGTCCACCATCAAGACCCATGTGAGCCGCATCCTGGTGAAGCTGGGGCTGCGCGACCGGACGCAGGCGGCGGTGTTCGCGTACGAGGCGCGGCTGGTCACACCCGGGTAG